In Meleagris gallopavo isolate NT-WF06-2002-E0010 breed Aviagen turkey brand Nicholas breeding stock chromosome 5, Turkey_5.1, whole genome shotgun sequence, a single window of DNA contains:
- the NKX2-1 gene encoding homeobox protein Nkx-2.1 has protein sequence MLHALSSWRSNWACAAEGSRGRNEPLTARPFCLAVSRFMAPSSGMNMGGMGGLSSLGDVSKSMAPLQSTPRRKRRVLFSQAQVYELERRFKQQKYLSAPEREHLASMIHLTPTQVKIWFQNHRYKMKRQAKDKAAQQQMQQENGSCQQQQSPRRVAVPVLVKDGKPCQAGSNTPTAAIQSHPQQAATTITVATNGNSLGQHQSHQTNSAGQSPDMGQHSASPSSLQSQVSSLSHLNSSTSDYGTAMSCSTLLYGRTW, from the coding sequence CGCGGGGCCGAAACGAGCCGCTGACAGCGCGCCCCTTCTGCCTTGCAGTCTCCCGCTTCATGGCGCCGTCCTCGGGCATGAACATGGGAGGCATGGGCGGCCTGAGCTCCCTAGGGGACGTGAGCAAGAGCATGGCCCCGCTGCAGAGCACGCCGCGAAGGAAACGGAGGGTCCTGTTTTCCCAGGCCCAGGTTTACGAGCTGGAGAGACGTTTCAAGCAGCAGAAATACCTCTCCGCCCCCGAGAGGGAACATTTAGCCAGCATGATCCACCTCACCCCGACTCAGGTCAAAATCTGGTTCCAGAACCACCGCTACAAGATGAAGCGGCAGGCCAAAGACaaggctgcacagcagcagatgCAACAGGAGAACggctcctgccagcagcagcagtcccCCAGGAGGGTGGCGGTGCCGGTGCTGGTGAAGGATGGCAAGCCCTGCCAGGCGGGCTCCAACACCCCCACCGCAGCCATCCAGAGCCACCCGCAGCAGGCGGCCACGACCATCACGGTGGCCACCAATGGCAACAGCCTCGGACAGCATCAGAGCCATCAGACAAACAGTGCGGGGCAGTCTCCCGACATGGGACAGCACTCGGCCAGCCCTTCCTCCCTGCAGAGCCAAGTCTCCAGTTTGTCTCACCTGAACTCTTCCACTTCTGACTATGGCACTGCCATGTCCTGCTCCACCTTACTATACGGTAGGACCTGGTGA